A single Pseudoalteromonas phenolica DNA region contains:
- a CDS encoding GspH/FimT family pseudopilin, producing the protein MIAGNKQKSHGFTMIELLITLGLVSILAMLAAPSFAQFIKQERLTKTANQLNAIYRYARSEAVKRAQTVILTKQDNSWLVEIEVPDGREVLRQFDSIYPTVNADLVDRMIRSTGELNLQSNILITDNDRNTKDYRLCILQSGQSWLGKAEENCA; encoded by the coding sequence ACTATGATTGAATTATTAATCACGCTTGGCCTTGTGAGTATTTTAGCCATGCTTGCAGCTCCTTCATTCGCACAGTTTATAAAGCAAGAGCGCCTGACTAAAACAGCTAATCAATTAAATGCAATATATCGATATGCGAGAAGTGAGGCAGTAAAGCGAGCACAGACAGTGATCCTCACCAAACAAGACAACTCCTGGTTAGTAGAAATTGAAGTGCCAGATGGTAGAGAGGTTTTAAGGCAATTTGATTCAATCTACCCAACAGTTAACGCAGATCTGGTTGATCGTATGATACGTTCGACTGGCGAGCTGAATTTACAAAGCAATATTTTAATCACTGATAACGATAGAAATACTAAAGATTATCGTTTGTGTATTCTACAAAGCGGTCAAAGTTGGTTAGGTAAGGCAGAAGAAAATTGCGCGTAA
- a CDS encoding type IV pilus modification PilV family protein gives MRVNAGFSLLEVLVSMFIASIALIGLGVTQLKSLQFANNSFDYTVSLVQAQNAIERMWPELCEIQHSSPSKFTEQAFRESLQPPNSLSFRYVLTLPENYSAEMQMTVAWQDLRVPEEAEKQLLNQVTLNASFVEVPNVCNT, from the coding sequence TTGCGCGTAAATGCAGGCTTTTCATTGCTAGAAGTACTGGTTTCAATGTTTATTGCGAGCATTGCTTTAATTGGTCTGGGTGTTACCCAGCTTAAGTCATTGCAGTTCGCTAATAATAGCTTTGATTATACGGTTTCTTTGGTACAGGCACAGAATGCTATTGAGCGTATGTGGCCAGAACTTTGTGAAATACAACATAGCTCCCCATCAAAATTTACCGAGCAAGCATTTAGGGAGTCGTTACAGCCACCTAACAGCTTATCTTTTAGGTATGTGTTAACACTGCCAGAAAATTACAGTGCTGAGATGCAAATGACAGTGGCTTGGCAAGATTTGCGTGTGCCAGAGGAAGCAGAAAAACAATTGCTTAATCAGGTTACATTGAATGCAAGTTTCGTAGAGGTACCGAATGTGTGTAACACATAA